TGACGCTGAGGTCATTTCGCTGATCCGTCAGCAGGTTGATCGGTGCGAGGCTCTCGGCGTCGAGCTCCTCTGTTGTCCGGAAGCCCTGTTGGGCGGACTGGCTGACTACGTCGATCAACCAGAGCGCATCGCCATCGACGCGAGTGCCGGTGGCCTGGATCGTGTCCTCGCGCCGCTCGCGAGCGACCGAGTTACCACGGTGCTTGGTTTTACCGAGCAGGGCGAGGACGGGCACCTCTACAATGCTGCGGCTGTGTTCGCGCGCGGGACGGTGTTGGGCATCTACCGAAAGATGCACCCCGCTAGAAACCGCTCCGTCTACCGTGCCGGAGCCGAGGCGCCTACGTTCACGGTCGGCACCGTGACCTTTGGGGTTCTCATATGTCGCGATTCCCTCTTCCAGGAGCCAGCCAGGCTCATGCTGTCCCGTGGCGCCCAGATCCTTCTCGTACCGACGAACAATGGCATGCCGCGGGTGA
This is a stretch of genomic DNA from Acidobacteriota bacterium. It encodes these proteins:
- a CDS encoding carbon-nitrogen hydrolase family protein; the encoded protein is MRVAAYQAPLAACADAEVISLIRQQVDRCEALGVELLCCPEALLGGLADYVDQPERIAIDASAGGLDRVLAPLASDRVTTVLGFTEQGEDGHLYNAAAVFARGTVLGIYRKMHPARNRSVYRAGAEAPTFTVGTVTFGVLICRDSLFQEPARLMLSRGAQILLVPTNNGMPRVKGGSETVVEARTCDIGRASECGVSILRADVAGVDGGFASYGSSGIVNRDGRVLGTARALVADLVVADIDIRELQHENGLGGAVPDEDR